From the Gordonia bronchialis DSM 43247 genome, one window contains:
- the selB gene encoding selenocysteine-specific translation elongation factor yields MRHVVATAGHVDHGKSTLVRALTGIEPDRWEQERRRGLTIDLGFVWTTLPSGADVAFVDVPGHERFIGNMLAGLGPAPVVLFVIAADEGWCAQSADHRDAVAALGIERGLIVLTRADRAAPEQVSSVVSAARTELAGTGLAGAPVVVTSAVTGRGLDDLTSTLDAVLAAAPAPDISARVRLWIDRAFTVDGAGTVVTGTLAAGTIARDDRLELVGTGHPRTVTVRELQSEGNPQPVMTPVARVAVNLRGISTDEIARGDALITPASRHRTRVVDVARVSGLEFHAAPEHLTAHIGTAALPARLRPFDADHARITLDRELPLAAGDRIVLRDPGRRIVGGGMIVDAEPPSLHRRGDARRRAMTLRDRPADGVAAQVARRGAVTVGHLVELGVLDTPAATPPPGVRVAGDWWIDETTCTTWSNTLRDAVEETLNRDPLSAGPTHGAARDLLGLPDASLLATIIDDAGLESTGGHLTIPGRVSGLGDAEDAIAALERRLTEHPFRAPEADDLDALGLGSRELAAAHRLQRILRLDDGVVLLPTAPAQAMRTLSGLEQPFTTSSARKALNSTRRVVIPLLEHLDGRGWTRRIDAGHREVVR; encoded by the coding sequence ATGAGGCATGTGGTGGCCACCGCCGGGCACGTGGATCACGGCAAGAGCACCCTGGTCCGCGCGCTGACCGGCATCGAACCCGACCGCTGGGAGCAGGAGCGTCGCCGCGGGCTGACCATCGACCTCGGATTCGTCTGGACCACACTGCCGTCCGGCGCCGACGTCGCCTTCGTGGACGTCCCCGGTCATGAGCGATTCATCGGCAACATGCTCGCCGGACTCGGACCCGCCCCCGTCGTGCTGTTCGTGATCGCCGCCGACGAGGGGTGGTGTGCCCAGTCCGCGGATCACCGCGACGCCGTTGCCGCCCTCGGCATCGAGCGTGGTCTGATCGTCCTCACCCGCGCCGATCGCGCAGCGCCCGAACAGGTCTCGTCGGTCGTCTCGGCAGCGCGTACCGAACTGGCCGGTACCGGCCTGGCCGGGGCGCCGGTGGTGGTGACCTCGGCGGTCACCGGTCGCGGTCTCGACGACCTCACGTCGACCCTCGACGCCGTGCTCGCCGCTGCGCCCGCCCCGGACATCTCCGCCCGGGTCCGGCTCTGGATCGATCGGGCCTTCACCGTCGACGGCGCGGGCACCGTGGTCACCGGCACCCTCGCAGCCGGCACCATCGCCCGCGACGATCGGCTCGAGCTCGTCGGCACCGGGCATCCGCGCACGGTCACGGTCCGCGAGTTACAGAGCGAGGGAAACCCGCAGCCGGTGATGACACCGGTGGCGCGGGTGGCGGTGAATCTGCGGGGTATCTCCACCGACGAGATCGCCCGCGGCGACGCCCTGATCACCCCGGCGAGCCGGCACCGCACACGTGTCGTCGACGTCGCCCGCGTCAGCGGACTCGAATTCCACGCGGCACCCGAGCACCTCACTGCGCACATCGGCACGGCCGCTCTTCCCGCCCGGCTGCGACCCTTCGACGCCGACCATGCCCGCATCACACTGGACCGCGAATTACCTTTGGCCGCAGGCGATCGCATCGTGTTGCGGGACCCCGGACGCCGCATCGTCGGCGGCGGTATGATCGTCGACGCCGAACCGCCGTCGCTCCATCGTCGCGGCGACGCCCGACGCCGCGCGATGACTCTGCGGGACCGTCCCGCCGACGGTGTCGCCGCGCAGGTCGCCCGGCGCGGCGCGGTCACCGTCGGACATCTCGTCGAGCTGGGTGTCCTCGACACCCCCGCGGCGACACCGCCGCCTGGGGTGCGCGTGGCCGGCGACTGGTGGATCGACGAAACCACCTGCACCACATGGTCGAACACCCTGCGCGACGCGGTCGAGGAAACCCTGAACCGGGATCCACTCAGCGCCGGTCCGACCCACGGCGCGGCCCGCGATCTCCTGGGCCTTCCCGACGCGTCGCTGCTGGCCACGATCATCGACGACGCCGGACTCGAGTCCACCGGCGGACACCTGACCATCCCCGGCCGGGTGTCCGGACTCGGTGACGCCGAAGACGCCATCGCCGCACTGGAGAGGCGGCTGACCGAGCACCCGTTCCGGGCACCCGAGGCCGACGACCTCGACGCACTCGGCCTCGGGAGTCGGGAACTGGCTGCGGCGCACCGACTCCAGCGCATCCTACGGCTCGACGACGGAGTGGTCCTGTTACCCACCGCACCGGCGCAGGCGATGCGCACGCTGTCCGGACTCGAGCAACCGTTCACCACCAGCTCCGCCCGCAAGGCGCTCAATTCGACGCGGCGCGTTGTGATCCCGCTGCTCGAGCATCTCGACGGCCGGGGCTGGACGCGTCGCATCGACGCCGGACATCGAGAGGTGGTTCGATGA